CGATGCCGCCAATCCCGGATCGGCCGGCCAGCAGCCGTTGCCACACCGGTTCGACGCCGCACCCCAGGGGGCTGACGATGCCGAGGCCGGTCACTACGATGGGCGAGTGCATGGATTCCTCCACAGTACGAGTATCGGTTAACACAATCGTATCCCTTCACAGGATATGTTCAAGGTAATATTCACGCTCTTGTCCTGCGCTCGAGGTGCGCATGCCGTACGCAAAAGATCACAAGCTACGAACCAGGGAACGGATCATGCAGTCGGCGACGGAGCTGTTTTGCCGCTATGGTTTCGACCGGGTGTCGATCGATCAGATCATGCATCTGGCGCGCATGACGCGCGGCGCGTTCTATGCGTACTTCGAGTCCAAGGAGGCGCTGTACAACGAGTCGGTGCACGCGACGCTGCGCCGCAGCCGTGTCGCGCGTCTGGCCAAGGCGCCGTTCTCGATCAAGCATTTGACCGCGCTGGTCACGGATTATCTCAATCTGTGCGATTTGCAGCACGCTAACGCACCCGGCCCGGAGGCGGTTCTGTTCAACGAAATCGGCAGCGAGCATGCCGAAATCAGGCAGGTGTACGAGGAAGCCTACGCACGGATGCGCAAGATCCTCGAAACCCGCCTCACCGCGCTCGCCCGGCTTGGCCGCCTGCCCTTCGCGGCGGACCGCGACATCATCGCACAGAAGGCGCGGGCGATTCTCGCCTCGCTGGTCGGCGCGGTCGCCATCGCCAAGAGCATTTCACAGGAGGACGAACAACGCGAAATCCTCGCCGCCGCGCAACG
This genomic stretch from Acidihalobacter ferrooxydans harbors:
- a CDS encoding TetR/AcrR family transcriptional regulator, with the protein product MPYAKDHKLRTRERIMQSATELFCRYGFDRVSIDQIMHLARMTRGAFYAYFESKEALYNESVHATLRRSRVARLAKAPFSIKHLTALVTDYLNLCDLQHANAPGPEAVLFNEIGSEHAEIRQVYEEAYARMRKILETRLTALARLGRLPFAADRDIIAQKARAILASLVGAVAIAKSISQEDEQREILAAAQRQILEMLGVEEDAGAQPGSGAAR